The Methylocaldum marinum genome includes the window ATCATTCGCTCAACTCACTTATCGAGACCGCCAATTCCGTCATACTCGGCAAGCCGCGCCAAATCCGCCTCGCGATTTGCTGCCTTTTGGCACGAGGGCACTTGCTCATAGAGGACGTACCCGGCGTCGGTAAGACGACTCTTGCGCACACGCTCGCCAACCTGCTGGGCCTGAAGTACCAGCGAATCCAGTTCACCAGCGACCTGTTGCCGGCCGATATCGTCGGTTCCTCGATTTTCGACGGAAAAAACCATACCTTTCAATTTCAGCCGGGACCGATTTTCCATCAAATGATCCTCGCCGACGAGATCAACCGCTCCACCCCCAAGGCTCAGAGTGCGCTGCTCGAGGCGATGGAAGAACATCAAGTCACGGTCGACGGAGAAACCCGTGCGCTGCCGGAACCGTTTTTCGTCATCGCCACTCAAAATCCGCTGTATCAGATCGGAACTTTTCCTTTGCCCGAATCGCAATTGGACCGCTTCCTGATGTGCATCAGCTTGGGTTATCCCGACAGCCGGTCCGAACGCGTTCTGCTCAAAGGCGAGGAACGCTCCGTTCTGCTCGAAAAACTTCCGGTATGCTTGCCGGCGGACGAGTTAAGGACTTTGCAGGAAGAGGTCAAGACCGTTCACGTGGCCGATCCGCTGTTGGATTATCTGCAAGGGCTGATTGGATATAGCCGGGAATCGGGTCACTACGAATGCGGATTGTCGCCCCGCGCCGGCCTGGCTCTGTTGCACGCCGCCCGAGCGTGGGCCTTCATCGACGAGCGCGAGGCGGTCCTGCCCGAGGATGTACAGGCGGTGCTGGCGCCGGTTTGCGGACACCGGCTGCGTACCGCGTCGAGGGGGGCCACGGACGCCGACAGCATCGTGGCTCCGATGCTTGAGCAGGTCGCGGCGGTTTGATATGGCGGCACTTTCGCTTCGGGAACGGTTGGATCTCCGGCGCTTTTTCCGGGGCGAAAAGGCGACCGACGGGCCGATTGTCCTGT containing:
- a CDS encoding AAA family ATPase, which gives rise to MHHSLNSLIETANSVILGKPRQIRLAICCLLARGHLLIEDVPGVGKTTLAHTLANLLGLKYQRIQFTSDLLPADIVGSSIFDGKNHTFQFQPGPIFHQMILADEINRSTPKAQSALLEAMEEHQVTVDGETRALPEPFFVIATQNPLYQIGTFPLPESQLDRFLMCISLGYPDSRSERVLLKGEERSVLLEKLPVCLPADELRTLQEEVKTVHVADPLLDYLQGLIGYSRESGHYECGLSPRAGLALLHAARAWAFIDEREAVLPEDVQAVLAPVCGHRLRTASRGATDADSIVAPMLEQVAAV